The following are from one region of the Oncorhynchus masou masou isolate Uvic2021 chromosome 24, UVic_Omas_1.1, whole genome shotgun sequence genome:
- the marveld1 gene encoding MARVEL domain-containing protein 1: MPPQPEVNKHFWDFLKSFLGIIRILQILFGAGLWVTIAANKYEGSIHFVLFVAVLFWLLTLTAFFITLLDKQDLVPVLGGDRWLLSNLVHDIAAAVLYLPAIGVMIYKTGRYEYCNLEQYKHHCLYKVYLAAAVFACLTAVVYLVSSVYVGCRKCRGEQTVV, translated from the coding sequence ATGCCCCCCCAGCCGGAGGTGAACAAACATTTCTGGGACTTCCTAAAGAGTTTTCTCGGCATTATCCGAATCCTCCAAATCCTTTTCGGAGCAGGACTATGGGTCACAATCGCCGCCAACAAATACGAAGGCTCCATCCACTTCGTCCTGTTCGTGGCCGTGCTCTTCTGGCTCCTCACCCTCACCGCGTTTTTTATCACTCTCCTGGACAAACAGGACCTTGTCCCCGTCTTGGGAGGGGACCGGTGGTTGCTTAGCAACCTGGTTCATGACATCGCTGCTGCGGTGCTGTATCTACCGGCGATCGGCGTCATGATCTACAAGACAGGGCGGTACGAGTACTGCAACCTGGAGCAATATAAACACCACTGCCTGTATAAAGTCTATCTGGCTGCTGCCGTGTTCGCATGTCTGACCGCTGTTGTGTATCTTGTCTCGTCGGTGTATGTTGGCTGTAGGAAGTGCCGGGGAGAGCAGACGGTGGtttga